Genomic window (Candidatus Cloacimonas sp.):
CCTTCTGCATTCGTTTTTATTTCGGACATAAGAAATACAAGCCCGTTTTCAATTTTCAAAAAAGGACAGTAAGCGTAGTTATCACGGCTCGCAATGAAGCTGAAAATTTACGAGAATTATTGCTGCGGTTGCTAAATCAGGATTATCCCAATGAGTTGTTTGAAGTTATTCTTGCCGACGATGATTCCGAAGATGATACTGAGCAGGTAGCTAATCATTTTATTGAGTCCGGATTAAATTTACGCTATCTGAAAATAATTGGCAGAGAAAATGCTATCTCCCCTAAAAAGAAGGCAATGCAGGAAGCAGTTGATACCGCAAACGGAGAACTAATTATTACTACTGATGCCGATTGTATAGTTCCCATAACCTGGATATCTTCTATGGTTTCATTATTTACCGATGATGTTTCTATGGTTGCAGGATATTCCAGAACTTACCTTCCCGACTGGAAGAAAGCATCCTTCGTGCAGAAATATGAACATCTGGATTTTGCGCTCACTTATATGGTTTTAGGAGGCGGTTACACCATAAATAAAAGTTGGGCTTGCATCGGTCAAAATCTTGCCTATAGAAAATCTGCTT
Coding sequences:
- a CDS encoding glycosyltransferase: MNILFYILCFFIATGFLTYGTFCIRFYFGHKKYKPVFNFQKRTVSVVITARNEAENLRELLLRLLNQDYPNELFEVILADDDSEDDTEQVANHFIESGLNLRYLKIIGRENAISPKKKAMQEAVDTANGELIITTDADCIVPITWISSMVSLFTDDVSMVAGYSRTYLPDWKKASFVQKYEHLDFALTYMVLGGGYTINKSWACIGQNLAYRKSAFYDVGGFSKIKHLLSGDDVNLLQLMRNKGHKIIFNFQPNSYVYTRPVKSWKQLLNQRSRWASNMKYQLKFNPEFFFILFSLACLYWGCILMLFFSWKIALMVFLFRILIECITISYSRSRFEITNDMLKFYPVWLLIQNFFLVFTMLMGQFNIFVWHGKKPYIRNHNANHNL